In Treponema denticola, one genomic interval encodes:
- a CDS encoding ZinT/AdcA family metal-binding protein produces MVNKRMGAKIALILVTLAVIFTACKSMPSTIGSMKVEAGKELAAWKGEWISIDIVKDDSSLNAVYKETAAKMPYYTEDGLKAAVADMYASPVVSAKFDGTNTVIFTIQKRDGSKFEMPCEYKYIGKQAAPDQEGLFWEAFEAVTDTKELRSVKYLILIPPDRHGDGILHWHGRFTSYSISWIVGGDKSWPTYVPASTTKETMVSNFENSIKSMTKFSPVSPFESYAKYGKWINTLSIFENTSKEVEAAYAKVIKEFAGKNPKGGDFTKAEIIAELQKGNKSVKDYSHMEFIVKDGKNELVFYKGNKEVFRSSYIRVAASPSKPYMTMKAERKDAGMYSLISFVVVHGTAPMQHFHLWYGNNEKELEEFEGTPTCYRAALTDAEIAAAVEKSARTLLEKLTKTKK; encoded by the coding sequence ATGGTTAATAAAAGAATGGGTGCAAAGATTGCACTTATACTGGTTACACTCGCAGTTATTTTTACTGCCTGTAAATCAATGCCTAGCACAATCGGAAGCATGAAAGTTGAAGCAGGCAAAGAACTTGCTGCGTGGAAAGGTGAATGGATTTCTATCGATATCGTAAAAGATGATAGTTCCTTAAATGCCGTATACAAAGAAACAGCGGCTAAGATGCCTTATTATACGGAAGATGGTTTAAAAGCTGCTGTTGCAGATATGTATGCAAGTCCTGTTGTAAGTGCAAAATTTGATGGAACAAATACTGTCATATTTACAATTCAAAAGCGGGATGGAAGTAAATTTGAAATGCCTTGCGAGTATAAGTACATCGGTAAACAAGCAGCTCCTGATCAAGAAGGCCTTTTTTGGGAAGCTTTTGAAGCTGTAACCGATACTAAAGAATTAAGGAGTGTGAAATATCTTATTCTGATTCCGCCGGATAGACATGGAGATGGTATCCTTCACTGGCATGGAAGATTCACCTCATATAGCATCTCATGGATTGTTGGAGGTGATAAATCATGGCCGACATATGTTCCTGCTTCAACAACAAAAGAAACAATGGTAAGCAATTTTGAAAATTCAATTAAGTCTATGACTAAATTCAGCCCTGTTTCTCCCTTTGAATCCTATGCCAAGTACGGCAAATGGATTAATACATTATCTATATTTGAAAATACAAGTAAAGAGGTTGAAGCTGCCTATGCAAAGGTTATAAAAGAATTTGCAGGCAAAAATCCCAAAGGCGGAGATTTTACAAAAGCTGAAATTATTGCCGAATTACAGAAAGGAAATAAATCCGTTAAGGACTATTCCCACATGGAATTTATCGTAAAAGACGGAAAAAATGAACTTGTTTTCTATAAAGGAAATAAAGAGGTCTTTAGATCAAGCTATATCCGAGTTGCTGCAAGTCCTTCAAAACCGTATATGACGATGAAGGCTGAAAGAAAAGATGCCGGTATGTATTCTTTGATTTCATTTGTAGTTGTACATGGTACAGCTCCTATGCAGCATTTTCACTTGTGGTACGGTAATAACGAAAAGGAACTTGAAGAGTTTGAAGGAACTCCCACCTGCTACAGGGCCGCTCTTACAGACGCTGAAATTGCAGCAGCTGTAGAGAAATCTGCAAGAACTCTTTTAGAAAAATTAACAAAGACTAAAAAATAA
- a CDS encoding DUF4198 domain-containing protein, with amino-acid sequence MKKFTGIVLLLFLVAMASFAHFQMIYTPTSVVEGNSVDFKIVFTHPAEAEHAMDIGKNEAGEIKGFEKFFSVHKEKIQDLLPSLKKTEFTTLENTASAYDLNLNKDNGFKGGGDWALVAVPHPYYEGAEDVYIQQITKVFINKAGLDTDWSARCAEGYPEIMPLVKPYDVWVGGLFRGTVVDSKGKPVPNAEIEVEYINFDVNMKKSKFEKKAKPKNAAATILADANGNFSFVPHKAGYWGFAALGAGNVKEFAGKELSQDAVLWIEAVPVK; translated from the coding sequence ATGAAAAAATTTACAGGAATAGTTTTACTTTTATTCTTGGTAGCTATGGCTTCATTTGCACACTTCCAAATGATTTATACCCCGACTTCAGTAGTTGAAGGCAATTCCGTTGACTTTAAGATTGTTTTTACACATCCTGCAGAAGCAGAACACGCAATGGATATCGGTAAAAACGAAGCCGGAGAAATCAAGGGTTTTGAAAAATTCTTTTCCGTGCACAAGGAAAAGATTCAGGATCTTCTTCCTTCCTTAAAGAAAACAGAGTTTACAACTTTAGAAAATACGGCTTCAGCCTATGACCTTAACCTAAATAAGGATAACGGTTTTAAGGGAGGCGGAGACTGGGCTTTGGTAGCTGTTCCTCATCCTTACTATGAAGGTGCCGAAGATGTCTATATCCAGCAGATTACCAAGGTCTTTATCAATAAGGCAGGTCTTGATACGGACTGGAGTGCAAGATGTGCCGAAGGTTATCCCGAAATCATGCCATTGGTAAAGCCTTACGATGTTTGGGTAGGCGGACTTTTCAGAGGTACTGTTGTAGACTCAAAAGGTAAGCCTGTTCCCAATGCGGAAATTGAAGTTGAATATATCAACTTTGATGTAAACATGAAAAAAAGCAAATTTGAGAAGAAGGCAAAACCAAAAAATGCCGCCGCTACTATTTTAGCCGACGCAAACGGAAACTTCTCCTTTGTTCCTCATAAGGCCGGATACTGGGGCTTTGCTGCCCTCGGTGCAGGTAATGTAAAAGAATTTGCCGGTAAAGAACTTTCACAGGATGCCGTACTTTGGATTGAGGCAGTGCCTGTCAAATAA